The Ziziphus jujuba cultivar Dongzao chromosome 3, ASM3175591v1 region ATTAATATTAACCATGGctaatttggtgataatttGTCTTTATCGTAACAGAATCGAAGGTGGATGGGGTTGGAGGCTTTCATTGGGTTTGGCAGGCATTCCTGCTGGTCTTCTAACAGTAGGGTCTCTTCTAGTGGTGGACACTCCCAACAGTCTCATTGAGCGTGGTCGTTTGGAAGAAGGAAAAGCTGTACTCAAAAAGATCAGAGGCGTTGACAATGTTGATCCTGAGTTCAGGGAACTTGTTGATGCAAGTGAAATTGCTAAACAAGTGAAGCACCCTTTCAGAAATCTCCTGAAGCGTAGGAATCGTCCCCAGCTAGTCATTTCTGTTGCTCTTCAGGTCAGTAAACATTACCCTCCAAAATCCTGTTTCTCTTTTTATCCCATTAATTCATGAATATGAAATCTCATGGACTAAATTCTCATATGAAATTTGTTGCAGATCTTCCAACAATGTACGGGAATCAATGCGATCATGTTTTATGCGCCAGTCCTCTTCAACACCTTGGGATTTGGCGGTGATGCTTCCCTTTACTCAACTGTAATTACAGGAGCAGTGAATGTTCTCTCCACCGTTGTTTCGATCTATTCGGTAGACAAAGTGGGTCGTAGGATGCTCTTATTGCAAGCGGGAGTTCAGATGTTCTTGTCCCAAACGGTGATAGCAATAATACTAGGATTGAAGGTCACAGACACATCTGATAGCCTTAGCAAAGGCATTGGAATATTTGTTGTTGTCATGGTCTGCACTTTTGTGTCTGCTTTTGCCTGGTCTTGGGGACCTTTGGGGTGGCTGATACCCAGTGAGACATTCCCGTTAGAGACCAGATCGGCGGGGCAAAGTGTTACCGTCTGTGTCAACTTGCTCTTCACTTTTGTTATAGCACAGGCTTTTCTGTCCATGCTTTGCCATTTCAAGTGGggtatctttttgttcttctcCGGTTGGGTTCTGATCATGTCGACCTTCGTGCTGTTTCTGCTGCCGGAGACGAAGAACATTCCAATCGAAGAGATGACAGATAGAGTATGGAAGCAGCACTGGTATTGGAAGAGATTTATGGATTATGAAGTGGATGAGGTGGAAGAAACTGTTAATCATATTGGAAATGGTTATGGTGATGCCAAGAAAAATGGGCATGCAAATGGATTTGACCCTGCTTCTCAGTTGTAAAtttgggttattattattattattatttttattttttctgttattGAAAGTCATAGCAAATATAGGAAATAGGTATATGTGAAACAATTAAACGGAAGCTATATTACAGATGTGGTATTAATTTTTGCCTTTATTTCTTTGGTCATAGGGCCATGGAATCAAAAGGGAAGCTTTAATAAGGGCAGTAGttattctcttatatatattttacctcCTTTTTGTTTGTTGTACTTTTAAAGGCTAAaatactttctttttccttatggCATATTGTTCATCATCTTTTTCTCCATCTTGTTCTTTAGTTTGATCGCAATGTGTTTCTAGGAATGcttattaataaacaaataagaaagtATAGTTTAATATAAGTTCATGTAACTTTTTGTAAAGTATAGTTTAATATAAGTTCGCGTAACTTTTTGTGCGTAAGAAACACATTTTAGTCATATAAGTTGTCCAATTGAGAAAAGAATTTTTTGGGTGCATGTGGAGGTGGTTGTTGTGGAAAATCTTGAAGCCAAATTCAAAGTGTGTGGGTCTACCTCTTGTTCCCTGCCGACATCATCAACAGCCGTACTGTTAAAAGCGTGGAAGCatgcattaatatttttgaaagagaCAGCATTACAaacactttttcttttatttattgcaAACCAGTTCCAACTTAAATGAAGATTAAAGCATAAGTCATTTTTGGTACCCCTGTAATCTCAAAGCCAAGAATAATGGTGCTTtttctgttcttcttcttcttcttattatttttgctacaacttgtgctttttctttttccctattttacatggtatattttgataagttCAATAATTTTACAGGGAAACAGTTTTATTTACTAAaacattttgtatttttcacCTTAATGAAAAGCAGTTTTTTTCAGTCACATTATTTTTGGCTTTTCCCCTGTTTTCTTCACTAAGAAGCTATAGATCTGTGAGTTATTATGTTCACTGCCAttgcaataaaatattatgtgtttcttttatttaacaaaaatattggtttgactaagcaatgggaaaaaaaaaaaaaaacacacacagaaatacatttaaatatatacgtACATACATACAAATGCACATCACATGCATGTGTATAACTTGGTAGAAGAAAATGTACGAAGCAAGGCAGTTGTGTCCCATGTAGAAAGCAATAAGATCCAACTAAAAGGAAATAATGAGTGGTGGGGAATGCCAATCATATCATTCACCAAGAAGAACATATAAAACTgtatattcaaataaaagttaaaagtaGCAATCATGGAAGTGATAGAGCATCCTccacaatttttaattttcttgaacTGAAGAATGAAGATTGGCTTTATCCCAATACCCACCACTTACCCATAAACCCAAACATTCTTTCCTTTCAAGTCCTTCAACCTTAGGAACCATGGTATGGTCAACTATTGTTTATAAATCAGAATTATTAATTAGCTGTCTTTTTGCTTGGACTTTAATCCTTTTGCATGTATCTAATGATCTACATCTAGAATTGCTTCTTATTTAGTTTCATTTTCTAAGCCTTTTTAATCACTTACATGTATAGGTATTACTTGAAAAATAAGTATATTGTGCATTGTCCCCCAACAAGTTTGAACTCCaactttcaatttcaatttttctctCGATAATCAAATTTGGTCTCAAGTACTAACTCTTGTACCCAACACCCAAATATTTTAAGTGAAAAAATTTGCTTCATTAATCTTCATGTTGAAGATCACCAAACTTGATACTTTGTCACTATAAACTTGATTTGCACTTCTTTGGGTGTCTGGACCTAAGAATCATAAtcgtaaatatattttatttttcttttattttatttttttgtttttgtgtttttttattttttaatgaaaagatGGGCATGGACAacttatgtaaattttttagaaaattacttattgaaaaaaaaaaaaatactgtaaaAAGTAGTAATCCAACCAAGTGAGTTCACttataatttagaatttgaaccTGAAATTTGCTTTTTGTATTGGGTTTGGATTTTTTGTGATAAGTTACCAATAGAGATCCAATCAATCaatgatttaaaaaagaaaaaaaaagaaagatccaatcaaattttttttaatatgaaatagAGATCTAATCAATTGCATATGTTAAATTGGTAATATCATACTCTTTCCTATTTGAAATTTCGAATTGAAGTAACctaatcaaaaaaagaaaacaaaggaaaaaaaaaaaaaaagtgtgtttgAAACTATTTTCAgcaaaaagacaaaacaaaaagtcattGTTTTCATTAACAGTTGCTAATAATTATGACATATCAAACAAAAAGGGTCCCTCTGCAATATGTTGAAAAGCAAGGGACCGAATTATTTCCTTCTCCTTTATGAGGTTGTAACCTCCAATGGTCCCTACTTAATTCCAACCATGGCAGTCCAAAAGCTTTATAAATGCAACAATGGAAAAACCACCCAAACAGCCTCGAAACACAACCAGAAAAGAATCCCAGAACGTAAATTAACCTCCTCCAGAATCTCAAGCCATGGCTTTGTTTGTGAAGACCGTGGCTTTGCTGGTCCTGATGGCCAAGTTTCAGGTTTCACTTGGAGTGATGTATAAGGTTGGGGACTCTGCTGGATGGACCACCATTGGCAACGTTAATTACAAACAGTGGGCTGCTACTAAGACCTTCCAAGTTGGTGACATTATTCGTAAGTTTCTATCTGATAATGGTAACTTTTCTGGGTTTTGGGTGATGATCAGTTTGGTAGTTTATTTATC contains the following coding sequences:
- the LOC107423040 gene encoding sugar transport protein 13 — translated: MPAAGFSASSAGTEFEAKITPIVIISCIMAATGGLMFGYDVGISGGVTSMPSFLKKFFPVVHRKIQEGDDKNYCKYDNQGLQLFTSSLYLAGLTATFFASYTTRRLGRRLTMLIAGVFFVLGTVINAAAQDLAMLIIGRILLGCGVGFANQAVPLFLSEIAPTRIRGGLNILFQLNVTIGILLANLINYGTAKIEGGWGWRLSLGLAGIPAGLLTVGSLLVVDTPNSLIERGRLEEGKAVLKKIRGVDNVDPEFRELVDASEIAKQVKHPFRNLLKRRNRPQLVISVALQIFQQCTGINAIMFYAPVLFNTLGFGGDASLYSTVITGAVNVLSTVVSIYSVDKVGRRMLLLQAGVQMFLSQTVIAIILGLKVTDTSDSLSKGIGIFVVVMVCTFVSAFAWSWGPLGWLIPSETFPLETRSAGQSVTVCVNLLFTFVIAQAFLSMLCHFKWGIFLFFSGWVLIMSTFVLFLLPETKNIPIEEMTDRVWKQHWYWKRFMDYEVDEVEETVNHIGNGYGDAKKNGHANGFDPASQL